The following proteins are encoded in a genomic region of Pan troglodytes isolate AG18354 chromosome 2, NHGRI_mPanTro3-v2.0_pri, whole genome shotgun sequence:
- the LOC107970637 gene encoding uncharacterized protein LOC107970637 has protein sequence MSLSDKQTASLTAAYGQLSKGKPAECRMDSPKEISQAGFEWQRTEGKLNEIGLNVSMDGQPKDGLVKNASFLEQSKLCFFEGKLDKELSIEMQDKDCQAASGHLESRYVISETCHPLEGNSVHQKTSEFHLGLIEGPDKNKTIPVQGKVAGKNGLETKSQSDLDFPGAADIPTRYVKEQETSVWNPNFHPVAQGSLGSREATPGEMENSITPGCPVIGVVNDNSEQLKCESPLLVSLAHPAPIIKHSPTTIPPITMVFTQEHLNASCHIRDHDKELEKLSSTEEEAVLNQAPQQKKAVRRALSECSHLSVPPAVNLADKYPELPAREEPSSGLLPPPSSPMPSPTPGKLGAPAMKRSMTVGEEQTTSYKLSPGKLPILSTKEIPPFICEEPVAKKREELAHFSNSSSNSGKKELGTAGLYLHSKLEQIPEGSSKEKGQEDFSETRIDSCSQVCQRGEKQPGQTALAGKKEIEVTATQSTPSFLFEKPPRDGTGNYPYPQATFDPVGGLGGRGRVVNCGNILEEVTFEVGLGTLGCQIMRRESLPGKGTHIKQRYEA, from the exons ATGTCGCTCTCAGACAAGCAGACAGCCTCTCTCACTGCCGCGTACGGTCAGCTCAGTAAGGGCAAGCCTGCAGAGTGCCGAATGGACTCCCCAAAAGAAATCAGTCAAGCCGGATTCGAATGGCAGAGGACAGAGggcaaactgaatgaaattgggCTGAATGTCAGCATGGACGGGCAACCGAAAGATGGGCTTGTGAAGAATGCCAGCTTCCTGGAGCAGAGCAAGCTCTGCTTTTTTGAGGGGAAGCTAGACAAAGAGCTGAGCATTGAAATGCAGGACAAGGACTGTCAAGCAGCCTCAGGTCACCTTGAGAGCAGGTATGTGATTTCAGAGACCTGCCATCCCTTGGAGGGGAACTCGGTACACCAGAAGACCTCCGAGTTCCATCTGGGACTCATAGAGGGgccagacaaaaacaaaaccattccAGTTCAGGGGAAGGTGGCAGGGAAGAATGGACTAGAGACCAAGAGCCAGTCAGATCTGGATTTCCCTGGGGCTGCTGACATCCCTACCAGATATGTTAAGGAGCAGGAAACCAGTGTTTGGAACCCCAACTTTCATCCAGTGGCTCAAGGCTCTCTGGGCTCAAGGGAAGCAACTCCGGGAGAGATGGAGAATAGCATCACCCCTGGCTGCCCAGTGATTGGGGTGGTAAATGATAACTCTGAGCAGCTGAAGTGTGAGTCCCCACTCCTGGTGTCTCTAGCCCACCCAGCCCCCATTATTAAGCATTCACCCACCACCATTCCGCCAATCACTATGGTGTTCACCCAGGAACATTTGAATGCAAGCTGTCACATCAGAGACCATGATAAGGAGTTGGAGAAATTGAGTTCTACCGAGGAGGAGGCTGTGCTCAACCAAGCCCCCCAGCAGAAAAAGGCAGTGCGCAGGGCCCTGTCTGAATGTTCTCACCTCTCAGTTCCCCCAGCTGTCAACCTTGCAGATAAGTACCCTGAACTCCCTGCCCGAGAAGAGCCTTCTTCTGGCCTGCTGCCTCCCCCTAGTAGCCCAATGCCTAGTCCTACACCTGGGAAACTGGGAGCTCCTGCTATGAAGCGCTCCATGACTGTGGGTGAGGAACAGACAACTAGCTACAAATTGAGCCCTGGGAAACTGCCCATCTTGTCTACTAAAGAGATACCTCCTTTCATCTGTGAGGAACCAGTggccaagaagagagaagaattggCTCACttcagcaacagcagcagcaactcTGGGAAGAAGGAACTCGGCACTGCTGGATTATATCTCCATAGTAAGCTGGAGCAGATTCCTGAAGGAAGCAGCAAGGAAAAAGGGCAGGAAGATTTTAGTGAAACTAGAATTGATTCATGCTCGCAGGTTTGCCAGCGAGGAGAGAAACAGCCAGGACAGACGGCTCTGGCAGGGAAGAAAGAAATTGAGGTCACTGCAACCCAGAGCACTCCATCGTTCCTGTTTGAAAAGCCCCCACGTGATG GCACTGGAAATTATCCTTATCCTCAAGCAACTTTCGATCCAGTTGGaggactgggaggcagagggagggttGTGAATTGTGGAAACATTTTGGAGGAAGTCACATTTGAGGTGGGCCTTGGAACCCTGGGATGCCAAATAATGCGGAGGGAAAGCCTTCCAGGCAAGGGAACTCATATTAAACAAAGGTATGAAGCCTAG